Sequence from the Alphaproteobacteria bacterium genome:
CGGCCAACCTCTTCGTCGCCGGCTTCATCGGCTCGCCAGCGATGAACTTCGCCAATGTAACGGTCGTCAACGGCGAGGGCGGACTATGGGTCGAGGCTCAGGGCCTGAAGCTGCGTCTGCCCGGCGCGCTGGCATCGCGCGCCCAGCCGCTCGCCGGCAGGCGCGCGACCCTGGGGATCCGGCCCGAGGATCTGCGCGTCGCCAACGGCGCGGATCCGGCGGAGCACTGCATGGAGTGCGAGATCGAGGTCGTCGAGCGGCTGGGCTCGGAGACGCTGCTCGACACGCGCGTGGGCAGCGAGACCATCGTCGCCGCGGTCGAACCCCTGGTCGCCGTGCGCGCCCACGACAAGGTACGGCTGGCGGTCACACCCGAACGGCTCCACCTCTTCGAGGCCGAAACCGAAAAGGCTGTATGAGTGAGCGCTTGCTTTATGTCCGGGGAGGTGTAGAAGACCCGCCGCCCGCTTCCGGGCGTTCGGAGAAAAGACGTGTCGATTCCGGCTTCCATTCGTTTCCAGACCCTGCTGGACCGCTTCTCCACGGTACGCCCGTGGGCCAAGACAGCCTTCGCCGAGTATAACCGCTGCACGATCTGCATGAGTTACACGCTCAGGGTGACGCCCCGGGCCGGCGAGGCCTCGCTCGCCGATCTCGCCGGTTCGCAGGATGCCATCGCCAAGGCGCCGAAGCTGAACGGCGGTCCGGCCGGGATTATCGGTCCGCAGCTCTTCATCCGCGCCGCCGAGCTGCTGCCCGCCGTGCAGCGCGTCTTCGGCGCCGCCGATGTCGAGGGAACGGCCAGCAAGGTCTGGCCGGGTGTCGTCGGCAGGAAGGGCGTGCTCTATATCGAGGACTGCTATGCCACGGCCGGCGACAAGCGCATGACCATCAAGGGCATCTACGAGCCGACCAGCGGCGACCACTGGGACCTGTTCGACGGCCTGCGGATGGTTGCGGCGGAAGAGGGACTGCGCAACAACAGCCATTCCGGCAAGCTCTGGTTCTGGAGGGTTGCCGCCTAACGCGGGAAGGGGCGCGATGAAGGTCGTCATCACCGGCGGGGCCGGGTTCCTCGGCAAGAAGCTGGCGCGCAGGATCCTCGAGGGTTCGGCGCTCGGCGGCGAGCGCGTGTCGGAGCTGCTGCTGTTCGACGTGGTCCGGGCCTCGGGCCCAGGACTCGACGATCCGCGCGTGGTGGCGATGGATGGCGACATCGCCAATTTCGCCACCGTGCAGTCGATCGTGCAGGGCGCCTCCAGCGTCTTCCACTTCGCCGCCGTGGTCAGCGCCGGCGCCGAGGCCGATTTCGACCTTGGCTACCGCGTCAACCTCGACGGCGCGCGCAACGTGCTGGAGGCATGCCGCGCGCTCGGCACCAATCCGCGCGTGATCTTCACCTCCTCGCTCGCCGCCTATGGCGGGGACCTGCCCAGGGCGGTGACCGACGATACGCCGCTGACGCCGCAGACGTCGTACGGCGCGCAGAAGGCGATGGGCGAGTTCCTGGTGCGCGATTACACGCGCAAGGAATTCTTGCGTGGTACGGCAATTCGCCTGCCGACGATCTGTGTGCGCACCGGGCGGCCCAACAAGGCGGCCTCGACCTGGGCCAGCTCGATCGTGCGCGAGCCACTCACCGGCATCGACGTGATCTGCCCGGTGACACCGGACACGCCGATGGTGGTGCTGAGCCCGCGACGCACGGTCGAATCGTTCATCCGCGCGCACGATCTCGATGCCGACGCCTTCGGGCCGGGCCGCACCCTGCTGCTCAACGGCATCAGGGTGAGCGCCGCCGAGCTCGAGGCGGCGATGAAGCGCAACGCGGGCAACCGCAAGCTCGGCAAGGTGTCGTGGGAGCACGATCCGGCGATCCAGAAGATCGTCGACGGCTGGCCGGGCGACATCGATGCAGCGCGCGCGCGTCGCCTGGGTTTCGACACCGACCGCGATCTCGACGAGGTCGTGCGCCACTTCATCGCCGACGACCTCGACGAGCAGCTCCGCTCGATGGCGGCCTGACGTCTTCCTGCTTCCCAAGCTCCGGATCGGCGTGCGGCTTTTCGAAC
This genomic interval carries:
- a CDS encoding NAD-dependent epimerase/dehydratase family protein: MKVVITGGAGFLGKKLARRILEGSALGGERVSELLLFDVVRASGPGLDDPRVVAMDGDIANFATVQSIVQGASSVFHFAAVVSAGAEADFDLGYRVNLDGARNVLEACRALGTNPRVIFTSSLAAYGGDLPRAVTDDTPLTPQTSYGAQKAMGEFLVRDYTRKEFLRGTAIRLPTICVRTGRPNKAASTWASSIVREPLTGIDVICPVTPDTPMVVLSPRRTVESFIRAHDLDADAFGPGRTLLLNGIRVSAAELEAAMKRNAGNRKLGKVSWEHDPAIQKIVDGWPGDIDAARARRLGFDTDRDLDEVVRHFIADDLDEQLRSMAA